tgtgtataatttgttgtttgctgttaCACAATATTTCGCGCATTCTATTCTCATTCCCGTCTTTCAATATGACCTACTTAATTTCTAGCGTCTGAGTAATTCCTGTTCCAGCGTCacggtgttttgcttttgatcGTTTGAtcgtttgttatttgttaCAGGGGGCCATAAATGAACGTCTCCGCCCCATGTTGTACGCTTCAAATAGCTTGTGATTTTTCTCTCCATCCCCTCAATAAACGATAGCTTAAATGGACAAATACACACGCTTGTGTTGGAGGCAACAAAACAGCGACACACGTAACACATAACAACGATACTGATAGAGCGCACGGTCAAAGACTGGGCGCGCTTGCTAATCACATTTTGCGCACGCCAATTTGTGCGCACTACACGTGTGGTCCACTGAGATGATGCttgatgcttaaaacacaGAGCCAGTGCCTTTATGGCAGCGCAGAGAATGTTTAACAACAAAGCTTATTAATACAATACAATGCCATACGATAGTAGAGCtcttggttttttgttttggaaagaTTCATAAGTGCAAAGCTAGCCGCTGGCAAACGGCCTTCAACGGAAAACGGAAATCGTTTTGCGCAATCGCGTTTAAATATTCACACATAAGCATAGACGATTATTCTCGTACAAAGCGAATGAGAAGGAGCGGGAAGCTGGTTCTGACTAGTGCAGTCCTGCAGATTCTAATTGGGCGGTGGTTTCATTGGAATAGAAGTAGTAAACGAACGTCTCACATACTCACAGTAATAGGAAGCAGCTGTTGTGTTGGTTATTTTCGAACTAATGTTTCATAAATaagcttctgcttctgcttgCTCCACAATCGTACACTCGTACTCGTTTCAATTTGCTACAATTTTTGTTTACAGTTTTGCATTTGCGCTtataaaagaaattaaaacaatattaaaagATTTGTTAAACCTATAAATCCTACAACTCACTACCCAAAAGTACACACCTTAAACAAGTGTCTGAACTTTCTCCTTTCGGTCTGTAAACTATAATAGTGTCACGATTGGCATTTCCACCATACGCCGTCTCCCTCTGTCGGTGATTTGGTGATTTGGCCATCCGGACAGCTGCTTACTATGGTGTTTTACCTTACTGTTTTGTGGGGTGCTGAAGCCACCATTGTGCCTGAGGGCACACGCAGCAGCTTCACTTTCGCTACCATTATAAACTATCTACTTAAATTAAAGAACAAATTGTTTTCTTGTGACACTGTATTGTTTGCGTACATGcgttattgttttttcttctatttaagTTTGTATAGAGACGGACAGGATGATAGTAAGATGGTTTAAAATTGGTGCAAAAACGgtttagaaaaaaacacgtgTTGGTGTAAGATTCGATAAaattgagtcgtttgagtagTTTTCCAATTAGTAATGGCAGTCTTTGCGtataggggtttttttttagtaaacCACTGCTCTACCACAGTACAGCAGAGGAAGCATTTTGTTATACGGGATTTTCATCTGAGCGAGCTTTTACCTTCAAAAGGGATAGTTAATATGtatccgtttttttctttcttcttctctacAGTATAATGGCTGTATGGCttgcgtatgtgtgtaagCACAATCTTACAAAAAAGGGTAacaataattaacaaaatctTAAACGTACAGGAAAATCATTACAtatcatacatacatacacacaagcaAGCTTTGCGCGTGGTGCAGGCTGGGTGTATTACAAATCCCACAAGATAGAGAGCGCACGAGGGGTTGCTTGTTTTTGTACGGTCTCACGTAAACACGTGCAAGCTTACAATAATTCAggacgacaacaacaacaacaacaataaaactcTACTTCACTTACACAACGcaaaaatatatgtatatatgtacaGCGACAGCGTTTGGTAAGAGGTTTGCCAGAGCGCGTTCCAATATGATCTTTCGATTCGTGTTGTTCGTTGGCTGTCCACACAAAGCACACAAATAGGACCACAAAAACTGAAACTAAGTTATGCGAGGTAAGTTCCAATTTGAAAATGGCCCATCAAACGGATCGATCGAGCATGTGCGCGGGCGCGCCCGTACGATCGATTGTTTGAGGCGCATTTTCTCCCTAAAGATTTGAATGCCTTTAATTAGTGTTTatatgttttctttgtttttctatCTTAATCATGTTACTTTATCGTTCCCAAAAAACGTGATGTGACTGGCGTTTTAtctatgtttttgtttactgCTTCGTGATGTGCGCTTCAGATACGTTTGAGATTCGTTTTGAACGAAACAATtgtagtgttgttgtttttttgtggatAAACGGTTTACAATTTAGAAGTAATGTCGAGAAACATTGACCCCGCTAGGCGGTGAGCTTTTGAGAAGTTTTGAATGCTATAGTACGAACGATATCTCACACATTATTAGTTTTagtataaaatattcaatcgAAACCAACGGCGGTGTAAAgcctgtttttttaaatataatttacgAAACAACACGATCTACATACggggtaaaaaataaaacccagcGCAATGAGAATATTACTGTTGACTTTAGTTTAAACGTGGATAAAAATTGACCTCTACTTGGTAGAATTTCGGCGAATCGTACCGAGTAAACTTACTCATAGCTTTGTGGCGATGCTCTGTGTTCGCTGCTGGCGGGTGCCTCGAGCGTGAGCGACATTGTGTCAGTGGATTCATCTATGCCTTGTggtacgtgtgtgtgcatgtgtgttttaTCCCTATATTGTTGTCTGTTCCTCAAACCCACCCGTTCGGGGTTCGGAGTATTTAATTTGATCGCAATTTTTGTGCATCCCTTCCAACGCTCTATGCTACTGAAACCAATTTCCGCCGACCGACGGGACTTAGGCAGTGCTGGAGTTCGTTGGTGCACCGCTGATCGCACTGAACAGGGCCAAGCTGTGCCGGTGCGCGTTATTATTCCCATCGTCCAGCGGGTACACGATCTCGCCCAGCAGATCGCTCAACGCCGAGCAGAGGTTTTCGTAGTTCTCCTTCAGCGCGTTGTGGTACTCGCGCTGATCGGACGAGATCAGGTTGGCGTTGATTTGCAGGACCGTGTAGCAGATTTTTATAAAATCGCTGTAATACAATAAAATACAGTTAAACAATGAAAGGGGCTCGAAATTTGACTATGATTGTTGAGAATGCATACCGGAACACTTCCTTCAGATCTTCCACCTTGTCCAGTGGGTACTTTTTGGTGCTAACTTTGGCCGGGTCGAGAAAGGCGGACGCGTACGCAAGCGGCCCAGCGTTCACTGTCACCGCCACACTGCCCTGCAGCCGTAGCTGCAGCTTCTTCAGATCGATCGGACCCATTACGATCTCCTCCAGCTCGGCAACCTTCGTCTGCATCTCGTCGATCGCTACCTCGATTGGGCTGAGCTCGTGCGATTGCCGATCGCGCACCGGGATACGCTTCAACACGTACGGAAAGCTGTGTAGAGCTGCCGAGGaagggatttttttattaaatgccGTTTGGGGGTTCGGGATTAAGTGCCGTTTTGCTTACTCGTCAAGATAGTTCTTCGTTTCCACTGATCCTCTACAGTGCCGTGGGCGGCGCCGGACGGTGTGAACGGTGTTTCGTACATGAACGTGTCCACGTCATGGTTTTGCTCGAATTCCGTCGGTCTCATTTCCAGCTCGTCCTTGCAGAAGTAGGGCGTTACGTGTGTCACCTGAATGTAGGCAATCTTTGGATCCAGTGTAGACTGATCAACCTGTGATATGGAGGGAGAAATATTAATCAATTTACCTTCCAGTTACTGTTACacacagtgctgcaaaatgtcattgtCAAtgtcatagaaaaaaaatctgactgacaCAAAATctatgtcagcgtcacgtactcaatagTGATAACCAGcggtgatactcaaaacgattggtgtgaccaatacatgcttCGTGATATTTTTGCGACCATTGATTGGTCAGTCattttgtcatgacttttttttttaactgtgatcagttctgcaaaatgtcactgacatagtcatgacaaattccggctgaaacaaaatcatgtcagcgtcacgagcactactgtgatgatcagaggtgagactcaaacagttgctGCGACCGgtacatgcttggtgacagtGTGTGCAACCATCTCTTGGCCAGTCACTTGGTtgcgacattttctgtcggtgattaTCACGATAGTTATGGGAGATAAAcagtgcgtgcgagtggttccaagaaacaaattgagcatgctttctcgctctgtttgacccgacagacaaTCAAAGCAGACCGAGACGAGAAAGAAGGCCCATTTTGGTACTTGTGGTCCGCCAAATATATTCCAaaaatgtcgtgattatcaccgtGATTAttaccaagtgagtgaccaagatTTGGGTGTTcatcaaaatgtcaccaagcatgtgattgattctccaactgtttgagtctcacttCTGATCATCCTAGTTGTGTatgtgagctgatttgagcatcgtttcagtcatgagtgttggtgactgaaacaatggcatttggcagctCTGATCACAGCCAGAAAATGTCATGATAATTCATGTCATGACTTGCGCCGACATTAAGCCCAGCATATCAGTCCGAGTATCGTGTTTGACTCAAGCAATCGCATGACGTTCCCGGCATGTCATGACGTACTTTCATTAAGTATCAGCAaggagcatcaagctaccacggatatgtccattgtttttgttggtgaacATTTCGTGATGCTCATGGCATTTTGCAGAACTTGCTACTGCCAATGCGTGCTATACTTACAGGTGCAGAGTCCTTCAATATCTTTACATTATCCGCCCCAAACTTGTCCCTGTACTGCTTGTCCAATCGTTCGGAAATTTCGCTCAGCGACGTCACCTTTGGCTCCTTGTAAATGTACTCCACAGCGTTTTCCTCCTCAAAATAAAgctgaaattaaaataaaattaaccgATGAGACAAAATAATTCGAACCATTACTCCCAACGCACTCCCTTACCTGACTGAAGAAGATCACACGGTAGAACCGACCCAGCAAACGCTTGCCCGACTTGTTGAACTCGATCACCCGTGTGTACGCCTGCGCCAGATGCTCGTAGCACTGCGTCAGCCCCGTATAATCCCGCCGCGATTCCAGTATCGGCAGGATCAACCGGTACAGCTCCCCGAGACACTCGAGCCGCTCGGCCCGATCCAAATAGTCGGCGCACTCCTTCAACCGCTCCAGCAGAAACTGTTCCGTGTACTGCGAGTCCTGCGTGCCACTGTCCAGCTTCAGGCCCTTCTCATCGCGCGGAATGTTGCGCGAGATGCGCCCGAACGATTCCGCCCCAAGCGCCACCGGACAGCAACCCTTCAGCTTGAGGTACTCCGACACGAGCGCGGCAATGTGCAGATAGCAGCAGGCCGCCTCGGAGATGTTGCCATTCTGCAGATGGTTGTTGGCCATCGTCGTCAGCCACGTTTGGCGCAGCTCGGGCGTGGAAGCGTACGAGTTGGCGAGCGAGTGCTGCAGCTCCAGCAACCGTTCCGGGTCCATGTGGTGCGCCTGCATCTGTGCCGTAGCCATCAGCACGGTACGCACGCGGCGCGTCAAATCCTTCACCTCCATCGGGAAGCCCGTACCCTTCATCGCCTTATCGCTGCTCGCGTAGTTGTTGATCGTGGACAGCGACTCCTGGAAGCGCGCATTGTTCAGCCCGATCACGTTGCCGATCATCTGCGACACGGAAATGATCACCTGCAGATGGACGCGCGTCAGCCCCTTCCGGCCGCTAAACTCAAAGTTGCTGCGCATCAGCAGATACAGCACGGCGCACGCCTCCTGCCGCAGGCTTGCCAGCCGGCTGTCGCAGCACTTGAGCAGCTCGTACACCAGCTGGCCGCACAGCACGGCCGTACCCTTGAACAGGGCCTGCGAGAAGTTGTTGATGAAGGCGCGCAGCGCCGCAAACACGTGCTTGGAGAGCGACTCCGACTGGCCGAGCTGCAGGAAGCGCAGATAGACGCGCGCAATCTTCGGCAGCACCGTGCCGTCGAGCATCGATTCGCGGAACTGGACCGAGTACAGCCCAACGCAGTCCAGCACGATCAGCCCAATCTCCGTCGCCAGGTTCGACTCGTACAGGGCCTGCTTGAGGCGCCACGTTTCCTCGACCAAATTTTCCCGGTTTGCCGTGTGGTTCAGCGTGCCCGACTCGAACCCGGCCTCGCCACCGTTCGTTGCGCTGGGTGGCAGTACCCGCGCCGGCAGTGTGCTCGCTTTCGCCGCCTTGCTACTCTTCGTATCGCGCCCCCCTTCGGCCGGCACCTGGACGTGCTTTTTGCCCACGTACCGGAAGTACAGCAGGCACAGATCGAGCACGGTAAAGAACTGTACCGTCTCGCTTTCGGTGCAGTTGTGCCACCAGGCGATCATGTGCTCCGGCGCCAGATGTTTCACCACGAACAGGAAGCTGATGAGCAGATCTTTGGTTTCCGTGACGGAAAACTTATCCGTCCGCTGGATGATGGTGGGCTGCGTCACGCTCACCGACCGGGCGTGGCTCGGGCGGGCCGAGTTGGCGTACGACGAGTCGTTGAACTGGTTCCGTATCACCACCGTACCGTCCTGCGACAGCGTGGAGCACTCCGAGTTGAGCGAGCTGCTCGAGTGCCCATTGGACAGGGCGGCGTGCGCCTGTCCCTGCCCGGCAATGGCCGCCAGAAAGCTCGTATCCTTCAGATGCAGCGACGAGCGGATCGGGCTCGTGTACTCGATAAACATCGTCACCCGGTTCGAGCGGGACTTTGGTGTGCTGGTTTGGGAGGCCACGGCGGACGGTGTCGCCGTCGTGGGCAGCGTGGGCAGCGAGTCGCGCGCGAATACGTAGCTACTGCTGCACGACATACGATTGGCACCGACCGGGTCATGGTGTTTGCCCTTCCGATCGGTCCCGTCCGATATGCGGTTAAGGTTTTCCAGCACAATCCCCAGCCAGGGCACGTACAGCATCGCCAGCCGGCTCTGCTGGCCCTTGTTCTGGTAGCGATCGTCCAGATCGTGCTTGGCAAGCAGCTCCTTCAGCGTAACCAACCCCAGCCGTCGAATGTGGTTCACCTCGTTCAGTGAACTCTTCACCTCCTGCAGCAAAATACCCACCAAGAAGTGTTGCCGACAGTACTCCTCCGACAGGCAGAACTGTTGCAGCAGATCCGGCGCCCGATTGTTGGGCGTTAGCATGAAGGGCAGGTTCAGCGGTACGTAGTGCTCGTGGGAGCACACCTCCCGCAGGAAGCTAAACTTGTACTCCTGCAGGATGCGCGAATCACCCGGTCCCCACCGGTCCATATACACCCGTATCAACCGAAACACGAACCCGCGGTCCATGAACGAGAGGCAGCGCTTCACAAACACGGACAAGCTCTGGTTGAGCTGCTCCGTCTCCATCGGCAGGTCCTTGTGGCGGGAGTTGATGTACGGCACCAGCACCTGAAACAGTGCCTCAATGCGGCTGCAAAACTCTTTCGGAAACCGCTCGTTCCGCTGCATCTTGATGCGCCCGGTCGACAGCAGATACTGCGCCATGCTCTTCACAATCACCTCGAAAAAGATGCCGGAAAACTTCAAAAACTTGTTCACCACCAAAAAGTCCGTGTTGTTCGGGTGGAGCAGCGTGAGCAGATGCCGGCACAGCTCCCCATGGACGGTGTTCTGCTGCGCAGTCGGCGAGCTCCCGCCCGCCGGCTGGCTGTCGATGCGGTACACGTACTTCACGTACGCACTGAGCAGCTCCTTGCGCTTCGCGTCCTCCGCCACCATGTGAAAGAGATTGACCAGCAGGCGTATGATGTTCAGGCCCACCTCCTCGCTGCCGGTCGCCACGAGCAGCGCAAACAGCTGGTTCAGTATGGTGGGCAAAAACGTGATCAGCGAACCGATCTGTATCGCGTGGGCCGCCTTCAGGATCTTGCACGTTTCCGTCGTGTCCGGCGGGGCGATCGTTTTCGTGTGCTCCAGCAAGCGTTCCGCGTGCAGGAAGAGATTGTGCAGGTGCTGGTCGGTGGTCAGCACGGTCGAGTCGAGCCGCAGGCTGACGGTGAAGATGGGCCGCTGGTTGTCGATCCACTGCACATCCGGACCGGCGTTCTGCTAAACGAATGGGGAATGGTTTGTAGCGGATGGACGGGCAATATTTGGGAGTGTGGgaggttattgttttttttacaataaatacaCAAACCacagaaaagagagagagagggagggagagaacaTACACATGGAAAATAGGTTAGATTTTTCTACCAATGTTAAAGGGAGAGTCCTTGCGGATACGACTCGCCGATAGACGAATCGTAACGTTATTAGTATGTGTTAGCATCATCAAAAGACTATCATGCAGGTAAAATGCTCGAGTCGCTGGTTTTGTATGCGCTTTTGCAGGCGGAAAGTGACACTTACCCCTCTGCCCAAACCGAGCGGCTGGATCGACAAATAACCCACTGGCAGGGTGGTCGCCACCGGCAGACACTGTTCCTCGACGTTGATTTTCCCTTTCGCCAGCAGGGGCACCCAAGCGAACCCGACCGCCTGCTCGGTGCTGGTAGTGGTGAGGTCTTTCTTTTTCGCAATATTGCACGACACGTGGAAGAAGGAAAACAGCAAATGATGCTGGGGCGTAATGTTGAGCGGAAGGCGTAGCTTGATCTCCTCGTACCAGGTCGGGCTGGTGTTGTGGTGCAGCACCGGGCAAGACATTTGCGAGACCAGCTGCTCCTGCCCGGGTCGTCCGTAGATACACTGGAAAAATTGGtggaaaatttatattttagtttaaagttttatttaaatgatcATCAACGAGCTCGGCAAACGATGCTCACCTCAATCGATTTGGCTTCGGCCGTATCGCTGTCGCGAAGCTCCACGATCACAGCCAAATTACGGGCACGGGAGAAATGCTTCTGACTGTCGTAGTTCAAATGCAGCGGATACACAAACAGATGGTTCACAAAGTGTACGAAGGGATGGAGGTGTTGCTCGGAGCTGTTGGCAAATTCCGTCACCTCGACGGTCGGATCCGCGACGGGTGGAATGGGGAACGGATTTAACGGTACCAAACTGTTTGTAAGGCAGTCTGCAAagggagaaaaataaatcattaaacTGTATCCTTACAGAAAACCTACCCCAAAAACTTACTGTTGGGCAGTTCGTTCAGTGCTTCAATGTAAATCTTCAAGGAGCCCGGTATCACAGTCAGTTTGCTGAACTTGTCCGGCTTCCTGTACTCGGccagcagcttcagcagctccTCGTCCTTCAGCTTCGCGCCCTCCTGCCGGTAGATGGCCGGGAACTCGTACGACGTGTCCAGATCGTTGCTGTACAGCTGAAACAGTGGCCGGGCGGCCCACGCGAACGGCATCCGATAGTGGCCGCACTTTTGCGCGTACTGCTTGATCGTCTTCTGCAGCTTGCACAGCACCTTCGGATCTTTGGTCGTCTTCAGGTACGGCTCGACCGACGGATTGATGGCACCCTGCAGTATCTTGTCGATCCGCACCACGATAAAGATGTCCGCGTGCGGTACGGTCACGTTGAAAATGGCTTGCCTCGCACGGGCCAGCCACTCTTTGGTGACCGCCGCCGAGTGTAGCTCGTCACTGTGCGTGTCACATTTGGTGCGGCCCGGTTTCAGCGTGCCGTTGCCATTTTGGTGCGCTTTGTTGGCCGCGTTCGGGGAGGCACAAACGGGCCGCTCGGCTTTGCAACTGCCGGTCAGCAGTTCGTGCACGTGCTCTTTGTTGAGATCGAAGTAGAAATTTTCGCTCAACTTTCGGCCGGCTCGGGCATCGTACAGTGCCACGCTGGTGAGGTATGGTTCGATCTGTAAATACAgagatttattttgttttaaaagggGACAggaaagataaaaaacaattcatatTATTAACATTTGTTTGACTAAATTTAAACCAAAGCATGTTTTGTATGAAACCGAGCTCAAAATCATATCCAAATTGATCATGTCGTGATCATCACTGCCGCCCTCTGTTGGTAGCTAGCGTTACTAATGAAGCAGAACTTgatcaacctttttttttgtgcaaaattattgcaaataaaaaatgaattattctTTAATCCTTTCGGTGgaaatgtgcatacattatcttacactCATGTTTTACTAGAAAGCGTGTTGAAACTTTTAAGTTTCTAtcgatttttataaattttttttttaatgaaacaaacatatgttttttctgtttgaaatgttcgggtaagacggacacctgatacgggaaagatggacaccatgaaggtAAGATGGACATCTATACAAAACGTTGGAAATTAAAGAggtttataatattttaacatatcCTATTGCTTTCCACGTCCTGGTACGTACATAGACCAATTCTAGGCCAATTGCGACGACGGTTCATTCAGCCGTTAATTTAGGAATTGTAAGCGCTACTTGTAACACCTCAAAGAAtgcaaaatttaaagaaatcTCTTTATGAAATTACTCCGCTTGTTAATACATGGATGGTTTATATCTTCTAAACATCCTTATTTAGGGTATTTGATTAAATCTATTCATCACAAATtgatataagaagtaaaataaatcaataaaatcaatGTCCATCTTCCCTACGACAGAGTGTCCGTCTTTCCTGCTTTGGTGTCAGAATGTTTAAACtactaaaaaaacaatttttttttattggtttctTTCTCGTTCTGTcgtcagcttttttgcttaatAATCACGACAACTCATTCAAGACACAAAACttccgaaaatataaacaatacaagtTACAGAGCAAGATACCCAGTAGCTAAATTAGATCCCCAGTAGATTGAAAACTAGTTACGTTCGTCAATTTGCATATATTATGCCgaaaatgttctcaaatgttttcttttactttaagTTTGGATGATGGATTGttgaatttttgaaaaaaatccttCTCCATGCATTTAAGAGAAGTTTCTATCTTACCCGCAGTgaccgtctttacctaccttccccaattaattttattaaactgattcataaattcatctttttttgtCCTGTTAGTTAGgttatacaattttttttgaaatgtttgaattttgtttgaaaaaaaaactatttgagcAATTTTGATGTGCTATATCATATATTGTGTTCAGCTATATCATGAACTAACTTCATTCGTttatataaattatatttttcatgtttattttaatcaaacaaAGATATCCAATAAATCACATTTCAGGATCCttgttttttgaaaatatacTTGAAAAATTGATGTGTTCAACTGCTTTATGGTTTTATCTCTGCCATAACTTATTCCATTAATAAATATGCTAGTTGAATAAGCTGTAGCAAAGATAAAACCAACCCCCTAAAAAACAATCCAACGATATGAACCGTTCAAAATCCAAACAGCTATTTTGTCCGCAAGCGATACATTTTGATCCATAGTCAGACGGTAAATCCAGTGTGAAAGAGAGCGCAGCCGCCGAAAGAGCAGGGCACATCGGTGACAGTCGAGCAGTCGAGTAGCGGCACTCGAATGGCGCGCGCGTTCTTCTAGCTGTCATGCTGCCGTCAttttttgccacttttttCCCTGCCGACGTCGGAGTCGGTTTGTTTCACGCCAAAAATAAAGTGGAAAACTAATCAGCAAAGTGTGTAGAACGGTGGTGTGGCAGTGTGCATTTTCCGTTTGGCAATTGTTTTGAACGCGGAAAGTGCTGTATTGCCGCAGGTTGAGCGAGTATGGCCGTGGGTGGAAACCATTCGGTCATCGTGCGCTAgagcagtgtgtgcgtgtgggatTGATTTGCCGTCGGTAAAATCGCGGAGCATCCATCGTGGTGCTTTGTCCGGTTGTGTCCGAAATAGTGCGGTGTGTGATGTGTTTTCCCTTCTATCACAGCAAAATGGTATAAATTTGCAGTGTTTTATCGCCGGACAGTTTTATCGTGAGCACAACATAGGAATACGAACAAATCACAGCAGCCCAGCTTAGCCCCATACCAGTAACAGTACCGGGTGAACGAGAGCTCTCTACTTTGGATGCCGAACAAGCGGTAAGCAGTATATTTCCCACTTTGAAAACGAATTCAATT
This sequence is a window from Anopheles merus strain MAF chromosome 3R, AmerM5.1, whole genome shotgun sequence. Protein-coding genes within it:
- the LOC121596788 gene encoding dedicator of cytokinesis protein 9 isoform X2, with the translated sequence MTERKFTRGLNKPGMAAQLRENISQVVRESTSLTKPIIVEPIDFEAFVVKNRTLIQNDPQRELLLYPNDDVSEILQPKKFRTVHSNIPGHVSQAATTSTNGSSKRSGGTDSAASSQNGTPTSNRSQQSSASSTSSSSAGSGGGTAIGGLLLTRQALHTYNSPNHLIHYKYSKYGGTCYELPRISPSEELREEVYEVDTDPDRLDEQMTRSQADTIAKQGYLFKGPDTNSDRMFAHIGSKSFKKRYCYLRQEIDGTYILELHKDEKQAEAKATIVMDFCTEVVPNPKKGRFCFELRMKMNEGQHGKSVTLAADDETEMEDWLRKISSVLQQNKLQEDKRVASLERAAAPLATANANTATMPASPCSTMQYGTLKGLEQSMNPQLNRYARETDQSIAQARRDSRKRLFGGQQLLYLQSGGTVGGGGGRGGGAAPLVVAGGVASAAAPSRSEAFIEPYREQFGQRILIKCDSLRFRLLGPIDGVNGPPVPDSDAPLCQIEPYLTSVALYDARAGRKLSENFYFDLNKEHVHELLTGSCKAERPVCASPNAANKAHQNGNGTLKPGRTKCDTHSDELHSAAVTKEWLARARQAIFNVTVPHADIFIVVRIDKILQGAINPSVEPYLKTTKDPKVLCKLQKTIKQYAQKCGHYRMPFAWAARPLFQLYSNDLDTSYEFPAIYRQEGAKLKDEELLKLLAEYRKPDKFSKLTVIPGSLKIYIEALNELPNNCLTNSLVPLNPFPIPPVADPTVEVTEFANSSEQHLHPFVHFVNHLFVYPLHLNYDSQKHFSRARNLAVIVELRDSDTAEAKSIECIYGRPGQEQLVSQMSCPVLHHNTSPTWYEEIKLRLPLNITPQHHLLFSFFHVSCNIAKKKDLTTTSTEQAVGFAWVPLLAKGKINVEEQCLPVATTLPVGYLSIQPLGLGRGNAGPDVQWIDNQRPIFTVSLRLDSTVLTTDQHLHNLFLHAERLLEHTKTIAPPDTTETCKILKAAHAIQIGSLITFLPTILNQLFALLVATGSEEVGLNIIRLLVNLFHMVAEDAKRKELLSAYVKYVYRIDSQPAGGSSPTAQQNTVHGELCRHLLTLLHPNNTDFLVVNKFLKFSGIFFEVIVKSMAQYLLSTGRIKMQRNERFPKEFCSRIEALFQVLVPYINSRHKDLPMETEQLNQSLSVFVKRCLSFMDRGFVFRLIRVYMDRWGPGDSRILQEYKFSFLREVCSHEHYVPLNLPFMLTPNNRAPDLLQQFCLSEEYCRQHFLVGILLQEVKSSLNEVNHIRRLGLVTLKELLAKHDLDDRYQNKGQQSRLAMLYVPWLGIVLENLNRISDGTDRKGKHHDPVGANRMSCSSSYVFARDSLPTLPTTATPSAVASQTSTPKSRSNRVTMFIEYTSPIRSSLHLKDTSFLAAIAGQGQAHAALSNGHSSSSLNSECSTLSQDGTVVIRNQFNDSSYANSARPSHARSVSVTQPTIIQRTDKFSVTETKDLLISFLFVVKHLAPEHMIAWWHNCTESETVQFFTVLDLCLLYFRYVGKKHVQVPAEGGRDTKSSKAAKASTLPARVLPPSATNGGEAGFESGTLNHTANRENLVEETWRLKQALYESNLATEIGLIVLDCVGLYSVQFRESMLDGTVLPKIARVYLRFLQLGQSESLSKHVFAALRAFINNFSQALFKGTAVLCGQLVYELLKCCDSRLASLRQEACAVLYLLMRSNFEFSGRKGLTRVHLQVIISVSQMIGNVIGLNNARFQESLSTINNYASSDKAMKGTGFPMEVKDLTRRVRTVLMATAQMQAHHMDPERLLELQHSLANSYASTPELRQTWLTTMANNHLQNGNISEAACCYLHIAALVSEYLKLKGCCPVALGAESFGRISRNIPRDEKGLKLDSGTQDSQYTEQFLLERLKECADYLDRAERLECLGELYRLILPILESRRDYTGLTQCYEHLAQAYTRVIEFNKSGKRLLGRFYRVIFFSQLYFEEENAVEYIYKEPKVTSLSEISERLDKQYRDKFGADNVKILKDSAPVDQSTLDPKIAYIQVTHVTPYFCKDELEMRPTEFEQNHDVDTFMYETPFTPSGAAHGTVEDQWKRRTILTTLHSFPYVLKRIPVRDRQSHELSPIEVAIDEMQTKVAELEEIVMGPIDLKKLQLRLQGSVAVTVNAGPLAYASAFLDPAKVSTKKYPLDKVEDLKEVFRDFIKICYTVLQINANLISSDQREYHNALKENYENLCSALSDLLGEIVYPLDDGNNNAHRHSLALFSAISGAPTNSSTA